Proteins found in one Miscanthus floridulus cultivar M001 chromosome 4, ASM1932011v1, whole genome shotgun sequence genomic segment:
- the LOC136552571 gene encoding uncharacterized protein: protein MAAATADLVADALPSNVSSDSDSDDLLLPNLPSTAAPSSPSREELHHFQIPSLPAPITVRALPSRGLSFQLWPSASTLLRVLPATPRLLPRPPAPGSPLSVLELGSGTGAAGLALAAALPARAVLSDLPDALPNLRYNAELNAPLLASAGGAASVVLLRWGDAAAMADVAAAQAASSPFDLVVASDVVYYEALVDPLIETLRFFVKGEVVFVMAHMRRWKRTDKKFFGKARKVFDVEVVHEDPPLEGWRHGPVVYRFTAKKQHGKK, encoded by the coding sequence ATGGCCGCCGCAACCGCCGACTTGGTCGCCGACGCACTCCCCTCCAACGTCTCCTCGGACTCGGactccgacgacctcctcctccCGAACCTACCCTCCACCGCCGCACCCTCCTCCCCATCGCGCGAGGAGCTCCACCACTTCCAAATCCCCTCCCTCCCGGCCCCCATCACCGTCCGCGCGCTCCCCTCGCGGGGCCTCTCGTTCCAGCTCTGgccctcggcctccaccctcctGCGAGTTCTCCCCGCCACCCCGCGCCTGCTCCCGCGCCCGCCCGCCCCGGGGAGCCCGCTCAGCGTCCTCGAGCTCGGCTCCGGTACCGGCGCCGCGGGGCTCGCCCTGGCCGCGGCGCTCCCGGCGCGCGCCGTCCTCTCCGACCTCCCCGACGCGCTCCCCAACCTCCGCTACAACGCCGAGCTCAACGCGCCCCTCCTCGCCTCCGCCGGCGGCGCCGCCTCCGTCGTGCTGCTCCGCTGGGGCGACGCCGCCGCGATGGCGGACGTGGCCGCGGCGCAGGCGGCGTCGTCCCCGTTCGACCTCGTTGTGGCGTCGGATGTGGTGTACTACGAGGCGTTGGTTGACCCCTTGATAGAGACGCTGCGGTTCTTCGTCAAGGGGGAGGTGGTGTTCGTCATGGCGCACATGAGGCGGTGGAAGCGCACGGACAAGAAGTTCTTCGGCAAGGCCAGGAAGGTGTTCGACGTTGAGGTGGTTCACGAGGACCCACCGCTCGAAGGCTGGCGCCACGGGCCGGTGGTTTACCGGTTCACCGCCAAGAAGCAGCACGGGAAGAAGTGA